One window of Mixophyes fleayi isolate aMixFle1 chromosome 3, aMixFle1.hap1, whole genome shotgun sequence genomic DNA carries:
- the RNF7 gene encoding RING-box protein 2 — protein sequence MADRRRTDHTGPGVRMFSLKKWNAVAMWSWDVECDTCAICRVQVMDACLRCQAENKQEDCVVVWGECNHSFHNCCMSLWVKQNNRCPLCQQDWVVQRIGK from the exons ATGGCCGATCGGAGACGGACAGACCATACCGGGCCGGGTGTCAGGATGTTTTCCCTGAAGAAATGGAACGCGGTGGCGATGTGGAGCTGGGATGTGGAGTGTGATACGTGCGCCATCTGCAGGGTGCAGGTCATGG ACGCttgcctgcgctgccaagctgaGAACAAGCAGGAGGACTGTGTAG TGGTATGGGGAGAATGTAATCACTCATTTCACAACTGCTGTATGTCCCTGTGGGTGAAGCAGAACAACCGATGTCCATTGTGCCAACAGGACTGGGTGGTGCAGAGAATAGGCAAATAA